ACTCATATAAAAGATATACCTGAGATTGTGGGATATCATATAGGTTATACTTGATCAGTTGTTAGTGGTTGCAGTTCTGCGTGTGCCCCTATTGAGATGAAGTTTAACGAATTTAACAGCTTTGAATAActatgaattttgaaatattttagcATGTATTTGTCAGGTGAAGCTTCAGAAGTACAACACTGAAGCAGGCGGAGTGAAGTACAAGAATGGTTTGCATTGTGCTACTAGGATATTACAGACGGAAGGAGTATTACTCTTAACTTTTTCCAGATCCCTGTCTACCATTATCTATCCTGTTTGTTCAAATGTTGTTTAGCTAGTAAGTTCGGATCTCTTTACTTGGATGTTTTGCTTGTAGAACATGACACTCAAaattatatgttgaatttttcaGTTGTTTGCAATCCAGTACTCATTGTTGGATAATCCCTTTTTTCCTCTCAAAAGTAACATGCtgctttatatatttataatgcCTGGGAGATGCATGTTTGCGCACACATACTTACAGACATACATAGACACGTGTGTACATGTGTCTGCATGCACAACAAAATTCTGGTTAACCAACTTGTATGAAGAAAACTGATATGAGGAAACAGCTTGTTTGTTGGCATCGCCCAGAGTCCTGGTGTGCTGATCTAGGTTTGATCTGACAGGTTAAAGGGCTTTATCGAGGCGCTACATCTTCCTTCATTGGCATGGCCTTTGAAAGCTCACTTTCTTTTGGCATTTATTCGCAAACAAAACGGTTTCTTCAGGTTTGTTATGTTTTTAATACATATTCTGCTTATAAATTCAATTAATTGCACTttaatatgttgaaaatatgttgCTTGTGCAACCAATGAACTAGTATCTGCTGTTTTGATGCTTTTGCAACTACATGATGCAGGTAACTACTAACTACTATTTCATGAACATCTCTTTTTTGCTTTTAAAGGGAGAAATAGATGGTGGTAAGCCCCAGCCTCATGCGATAGTTCCTTCAGCAGCCTTTGGTGGAGCTATTATCAGCTTCATACTATGCCCGTCAGAACTGGTGAAGGTAAGTGATGCTAGAGTTCCTAACTTCCTGCTTTACTTGGAATACCATCTTTGTAATGTTGTTTTCCAGTGTAGGATGCAAGTTCAGGGCACTGATTTTATGGTAGCGAAGTCCACCAGATTTAGCGGGCCCCGTGAGTGTGCCCTTAAAACAATTCAACAAGAAGGGGTGAGAAATTTCTTGATCTGTGCTTCCATTTAGGCTTAAGCTGTGCCTTCAAAACTGACAAAGAATCTCTCCAGCTTACCGGCATGTTTCGAGGAGGCCTCGCAACCTTACTGAGAGAATCTGTGGGCAATGCTGTCTTCTTTAGTACCTATGAATATGCACGATATTTCATGCATCTACAATTGAAAGGTGCTTCATCTGAGTCAACCCAATTGATTGATGTTGGAGTTGGATTAATGAGTGGTGGTCTTGGTGGTATAGCAGTGAGTATTAGTGGTTGGAGTTAATTTCTTTTGGGTTCTGCTTACTTATTCTTGATTAAGATACTGTTTGTACTTTCAATATGGAAGTAACATATGTAATTACATTCATTCTTCTGATTTTTCTTCAGTTCTGGTCTGCTGTTCTGCCATTGGATGTCGCAAAGACGATAATTCAAACTGCCCCTGAGAAAAACCATTCGAGAAATCCCTTCTCGGTTCTAAATTTGGTATTTATCATAATCTCACTTAGAAATTTGAAATACTAGAAACTAGAAAGTTCATGATTCAATTCATTTTGGTAGATTTACAAGAGATCTGGACTTAGAGGATGCTATACAGGATTAGGTCCTACACTGGTAAGAGCTTTTCCTGCTAATGCAGCGGCTATTGTCGCATGGGAACTGTCTGCCAAGTTGTTGGGGATCAGGCGTGaccaatgattttttttttatgctgCTTATTTATTCTGCTTGCTGCTGGTTTAAAGCTTTAGTGGCTCTTGACAAGGTTACCACATGATTTTTTTGTCATGACATTGCTGTACTACTACTAGTCTGTCATCTGATTTCTTTTAgtgatattaatttattttatcagtCTTTTAGTGACATTCATTTATCATCTGCAGTTCTGAGATTTATGGTTCTGTCTGTGGTGTTCCTCTCTTCAAAGATTAGTTTCTTAGCTAGGATTTGTGTGGTTATCATTGTTCAAACATAAATTGGTGATATATTCAAGATTTCATTGAGATGATTAGCTGCCAGATATTATTGAAGTTTCCTATGGTTAGAGAATTAATATCGAAGGAACCAACTGATAGCCTTTTGCATGAGCGGGACCACTTGATGATAGACACCTGTCTAGAACAGTTATATCTtacttataaaaaaagaaagaaaaaaaaaagaacagcATTGTCTTGCACATTTTCAGTTATGAAAGATGGCATTACTAAATGAAATTCTCCCTCATTACATTTGCCATttctaaaaaaatgtaattCTCCTTCTCATTGCATGAATTGGTGTATTATGCATATTCTAATCGCTGTCAAATGTAATTCAAACTAGCATTTAGCAACTTTGTTGGTCATCATCAGCCTTCCTTCTGCAAGGAAAGATCTGATATCTGGAGCTTGGTTCATGTTTCCTCTAATAATGATCTTCCGCTGCATAAATATCTTAAGAAATGATTGGGCTGTTAAATCTTCTAGGCTTTTAAATCTAGAAGAtttaactcctttcctcaagattttgcagtgtgaaTGTGAAAATACAGCTAATATGTgcctaaatttaaatattagacAATCTTGTGCCAGTAAGCAGCAGCAAAGAGAAGTAAATATTTTGTACTTAGATATAAAGTTAACATTTAGGCACTGAGTGGAGACCAACATTACAAGACTCTGCAGTAATTCTTTTATGTAGGGCAACTTGTTTTGCTCTTGAAGAACTTGCACCCTGTGAGCTTTCAGCATATTTTTGGCACCTTCAGGTATATCATTCGGTAGATGTTAGTATAGCATGTGATACAAAATCTATGCAGGAGTGATACTCTGACACACTGTCTTTTGGGCCTGACACAAGTCATTTTAGGGGCTAAATATTAATAAGGGGAAGAACTCCAAAAGATGTCAACATAGTTTTGAAGATATCTGGTACATGCCTTGTCCTATAAGTTTCTCTGTTTTTCCATTGATGGCCAATTGGAAGTTTGATTGTTACTGTTTTAAAAGAAATCGTGATCATTTGGTGTTTGTTCTTATTGTTTTAGTTCCACTCACCTTGGTTTGATATGTTAGCAGTCTCATTTATATTTGATGAGGTAGTTAAATAAAATTGTAAACCATAATACTTTTAGGGCTTGTTTGGTTGGGAaacaagttatcccaggattTATATCCCACCTTTAATGTGGGATAAAAATTAACACTACAATCCCGGGATAACTAATCACAATTCacaggataagttatcccgcaATTTTATCCCAACCAAACATGGGAATGAGGGATAAACTCATCCTAAAATTAATCCCGAGATTAGTTATCCCTCAACCCTCATACCAAATTAGCCCTTACGCTTTTAGCCTATAACCTCTTGGATCATACATTGATCTCAATCAAACACATTTTTGCCAACTCAAACATACCTGAGATAGGTCAAACTCTGAAAGATGCCTCAATTTAACAGGGCATGTATACTTATTTATCTCATAGAATTTATGTTTACAACACCCATTGAGAGTTGTTCTGTTCCCATAAGGCAAGAAGCATCTCAAAACATAGAACCTAACTTCTGGAAATACAGGGCCCAAAGGCTTTGGTCTAGTGGTCAGAGCACAAGTTGTGATGGGTGTAGGCGCACGTCATGAGTTCGAACCGTGTCGCAGACAAAAGCCTGTAATTAAATGGAGAAAAGTACATGGCGGACCCATTATTCACCAAGTTTTGGATTGTGCGCCACTTTCCCTTGGGGATTTCTTggttatcaaaacaaaaaaagaagttacGGAAGTGCAGGAATTATTACAACAAGAggaaaatttaaacaaaaaccTCATAAAGTGAGTTGGAATGTCAACATGTAAGACTTTCGAGCACCATGTGATATGTATTCATActacaaatatttcatttttcgaTTACTACCAGACAGTGCCAGCGGTTTATACTTTTTGTCCTTCCCTTTACATAAGGGAAATGAAAGTACTATTAGCTAGATACTTGAAGTTCACAGATAACAATTTGCTTACAAATCCTGGAATTGACAGAAGATAGAGAACATGCTTAAACCACATCTTGTTTATGTAATTTGCTTCAGAAAGTAGGTTATTTCGCTGCCATTGATGCTGATGCTGCTTCAGCCCAAACTTTCTCCATGAGAGTCATTTGTAATTTTACGGCGGCGCTCATTGTGACCTGCCAAACGCCTTCGGCAACTCCTTTTAGCACCATCAAACTCTGCTAACAGATGAAATCTGCACCTCATCATGCGAACAATTGAAAATTCTCATTAAAAGCTCTGAGTTGCCCCTGCTCATTAGAAAATGATATACTCCTATACTTGGGAATCTGAAAGCAGCTGATTAGAAAATACATGAGATGGCTGTGGATGTGGCAGCAGCTAGAGTTTCTTGGCTGATTAGATACTCTACATATTTTCATAGGAAGTAGAATTTTATTTAGAATACCTCGTTGTC
The Solanum stenotomum isolate F172 chromosome 12, ASM1918654v1, whole genome shotgun sequence DNA segment above includes these coding regions:
- the LOC125846630 gene encoding mitochondrial arginine transporter BAC1-like isoform X2; amino-acid sequence: MEASSGYKDYVAGLMAGVATVITGHPFDTVKVKLQKYNTEAGGVKYKNGLHCATRILQTEGVKGLYRGATSSFIGMAFESSLSFGIYSQTKRFLQGEIDGGKPQPHAIVPSAAFGGAIISFILCPSELVKCRMQVQGTDFMVAKSTRFSGPRECALKTIQQEGLTGMFRGGLATLLRESVGNAVFFSTYEYARYFMHLQLKGASSESTQLIDVGVGLMSGGLGGIAFWSAVLPLDVAKTIIQTAPEKNHSRNPFSVLNLIYKRSGLRGCYTGLGPTLVRAFPANAAAIVAWELSAKLLGIRRDQ
- the LOC125846630 gene encoding mitochondrial arginine transporter BAC1-like isoform X3, coding for MEASSGYKDYVAGLMAGVATVITGHPFDTVKVKLQKYNTEAGGVKYKNGLHCATRILQTEGVKGLYRGATSSFIGMAFESSLSFGIYSQTKRFLQGEIDGGKPQPHAIVPSAAFGGAIISFILCPSELVKVSDARVPNFLLYLEYHLCNVVFQCRMQVQGTDFMVAKSTRFSGPRECALKTIQQEGLTGMFRGGLATLLRESVGNAVFFSTYEYARYFMHLQLKGASSESTQLIDVGVGLMSGGLGGIAFWSAVLPLDVAKTIIQTAPEKNHSRNPFSVLNLEIWT
- the LOC125846630 gene encoding mitochondrial arginine transporter BAC1-like isoform X1 translates to MEASSGYKDYVAGLMAGVATVITGHPFDTVKVKLQKYNTEAGGVKYKNGLHCATRILQTEGVKGLYRGATSSFIGMAFESSLSFGIYSQTKRFLQGEIDGGKPQPHAIVPSAAFGGAIISFILCPSELVKVSDARVPNFLLYLEYHLCNVVFQCRMQVQGTDFMVAKSTRFSGPRECALKTIQQEGLTGMFRGGLATLLRESVGNAVFFSTYEYARYFMHLQLKGASSESTQLIDVGVGLMSGGLGGIAFWSAVLPLDVAKTIIQTAPEKNHSRNPFSVLNLIYKRSGLRGCYTGLGPTLVRAFPANAAAIVAWELSAKLLGIRRDQ